A genomic window from Candidatus Eisenbacteria bacterium includes:
- a CDS encoding ABC transporter ATP-binding protein, producing MNSSESRAAPAPAVDCRDVVKRFYYYTHRTTTLREWFIRVARRRPVDVRGAEFVLRGFRLRVDPGEAVALIGPNGSGKSTVLRLIAGIYKPTEGTIRVEGRLAAVMDLGVGFHPELTGTENARVSGAILGMRPAELDRRFPEILAFAEIGDFLDTPVKYYSSGMRARLAFAVSLGVRPDVLLLDEVLAVGDESFRGRCLERLRAHRREGGTLILTSHDLGAVTELCDRAVWLEGGEIRAVGPASAVTEAYREAAARTGAGA from the coding sequence ATGAACTCCTCTGAGAGTCGCGCCGCCCCCGCGCCGGCGGTGGACTGCCGGGACGTGGTGAAACGTTTTTACTACTACACGCACCGCACCACGACACTCCGCGAGTGGTTCATCCGCGTCGCGCGCCGCCGCCCCGTCGACGTGCGGGGCGCCGAGTTCGTGCTGCGCGGCTTCCGTCTCCGCGTCGATCCGGGCGAGGCGGTCGCGCTCATCGGGCCGAACGGATCGGGAAAGAGCACCGTTCTCCGGCTCATCGCCGGCATCTACAAGCCGACCGAGGGAACGATCCGCGTGGAGGGACGCTTGGCGGCGGTGATGGACCTCGGCGTCGGCTTCCATCCGGAGCTGACCGGCACGGAGAACGCGCGCGTCTCCGGCGCGATCCTCGGCATGAGGCCGGCGGAGCTGGACAGGCGTTTTCCCGAGATCCTCGCTTTCGCGGAGATCGGTGATTTCCTGGACACGCCGGTGAAGTACTACTCCTCGGGGATGCGTGCGCGCCTCGCCTTCGCCGTCTCCCTCGGCGTGCGTCCCGACGTGCTCCTCCTGGACGAGGTTCTCGCGGTGGGGGACGAGAGTTTTCGCGGGCGCTGCCTGGAGAGGCTGCGCGCGCACCGCCGGGAAGGGGGAACGTTGATCCTCACGAGCCACGATCTGGGCGCGGTGACGGAGCTTTGCGATCGAGCGGTTTGGCTCGAAGGAGGGGAGATCCGAGCGGTCGGTCCCGCCTCGGCGGTGACCGAGGCGTATCGGGAGGCGGCGGCCCGGACCGGCGCGGGCGCCTGA
- a CDS encoding glycosyltransferase family 4 protein, protein MTTQSPSTGKGAILVIAPQPFYEDRGTPIAVLQLLRALTERGERVDLLTFPVGADMEIPGVRVIRVANPLRIRSVPIGFSLRKVLLDLLLTPEIRRRLRSGAYRCVHAVEESAFPAAHYARPLGIPVIYDMQSYLPEQMRKHFVFRGPLAQRALRRCVRRLVRRSDRIICSSGLEERVRALVPNAWVREWRFAGEFAEAVPAEEIARQRERLGIGPERRVILYCGTFESYQGLDLLAKAIPEVMRRAPEAFFLLVGAGERDALRFLGLSEGMSRNGSLRILPRRPRRDLSACLALADVAVSPRAFGDNLPLKVFDYMTAGLPIAATDIMAHRRVLNEERAVLARPEVHALTDAIVRLIRDREEAVRLGAAARVYAEAELGWPAFVGRVADLYEGVTGGAKSER, encoded by the coding sequence ATGACAACCCAGTCGCCATCCACGGGGAAAGGAGCGATCCTCGTGATCGCCCCCCAACCCTTTTACGAGGACCGGGGGACGCCGATCGCGGTGCTGCAGCTTCTACGCGCCCTCACCGAGCGGGGGGAACGGGTCGACCTGTTGACCTTTCCCGTCGGCGCCGACATGGAGATCCCCGGCGTCCGCGTGATCCGCGTCGCCAATCCTCTTCGCATCCGAAGCGTTCCGATCGGGTTTTCTTTGCGGAAAGTCCTTCTCGATCTTCTTCTCACGCCGGAGATTCGGCGGCGACTGCGAAGCGGCGCGTACCGCTGCGTCCACGCGGTGGAGGAGTCCGCCTTTCCGGCGGCGCACTACGCCCGCCCCCTCGGCATCCCGGTGATCTACGACATGCAGTCCTACCTCCCGGAACAGATGCGGAAGCATTTCGTTTTTCGCGGTCCCCTCGCCCAACGGGCGCTCCGCCGGTGCGTGCGCCGGCTCGTGCGGCGGTCGGACCGGATCATCTGCAGCAGCGGCTTGGAGGAGCGGGTCCGCGCCCTCGTCCCGAACGCGTGGGTGAGGGAGTGGCGCTTCGCGGGCGAGTTCGCCGAGGCGGTTCCGGCCGAGGAGATCGCCCGCCAGCGGGAACGGCTGGGGATCGGACCGGAACGCCGCGTGATTCTTTACTGTGGAACTTTCGAGTCCTATCAGGGACTGGATCTGCTCGCCAAGGCGATCCCCGAGGTAATGCGCCGCGCGCCGGAGGCGTTTTTCCTCCTGGTCGGCGCGGGAGAGAGAGACGCGCTTCGATTCTTGGGCCTATCGGAAGGGATGTCGCGGAACGGTTCGCTCCGAATCCTCCCTCGCCGGCCCCGCAGGGACCTTTCGGCTTGTCTCGCGCTCGCCGACGTGGCGGTCTCTCCGCGCGCTTTCGGCGACAACCTCCCCCTCAAGGTCTTCGATTACATGACCGCCGGTCTTCCGATCGCCGCCACGGACATCATGGCGCACAGGCGCGTGCTGAACGAAGAGCGAGCCGTCCTCGCGCGGCCGGAAGTCCACGCCCTCACGGACGCCATCGTCCGACTGATCCGGGACCGCGAAGAAGCGGTCCGGCTCGGCGCGGCGGCGCGCGTCTACGCCGAAGCGGAGCTGGGGTGGCCCGCCTTCGTCGGACGCGTCGCCGATCTCTACGAGGGCGTCACGGGGGGCGCGAAGAGTGAGCGCTGA
- a CDS encoding ABC transporter permease translates to MRAGGGWTAALRAARGRWEGIRRSRYLLRSLVIRDLKVKYQRSSLGFLWTLLNPLLVVVILTAVFRTVVRIRIEGYWAFLLSGYFVWNTVQHTLLSGSYTLQEHSSLARSVAFPREVLLFGAALSRLVEFAAEILLVLVVIVAAHHHGFPPGLLFLPLLILFQFLIAAGLMMPVAVLSTRFTDVQHALPILMTALFYLSPVFYPASMVPDPYRAFYFLNPLAGILTLYQQTLYEGRIPSPALLGVVAASSIVVFLAGYAVFHRSEEACNELL, encoded by the coding sequence ATGAGGGCCGGCGGCGGGTGGACGGCCGCGCTCCGCGCCGCGCGCGGCCGTTGGGAAGGGATCCGCCGGAGCCGGTACCTCCTCCGGAGCTTGGTGATCCGCGACCTGAAGGTGAAGTACCAGCGTTCCTCCCTCGGTTTCCTCTGGACCCTGCTGAACCCTCTTCTCGTGGTCGTTATTCTGACCGCCGTTTTCCGCACCGTGGTGCGGATCCGGATCGAGGGTTATTGGGCTTTTCTCCTGAGCGGTTACTTCGTCTGGAACACGGTGCAGCACACGCTTCTCTCCGGTTCCTACACGCTGCAGGAGCATTCCTCCCTCGCCCGGAGCGTCGCCTTCCCTCGAGAGGTGCTCCTCTTCGGCGCCGCCCTCTCCCGTCTGGTGGAATTTGCCGCCGAGATCCTTCTCGTCCTCGTGGTGATCGTGGCGGCGCATCATCACGGTTTCCCTCCCGGGCTCCTCTTCCTGCCTCTGCTGATCCTTTTTCAATTCCTGATCGCCGCGGGCCTGATGATGCCGGTGGCGGTCCTCTCGACGCGCTTCACCGACGTGCAGCACGCGCTCCCCATCCTGATGACCGCGCTGTTTTATCTCTCGCCGGTGTTCTATCCGGCCTCGATGGTGCCCGATCCCTATCGCGCTTTCTATTTTCTGAATCCCCTCGCCGGGATACTCACCCTCTACCAACAGACGCTCTATGAGGGGCGGATTCCGTCGCCGGCGTTGCTCGGCGTCGTCGCCGCGTCGTCGATCGTCGTGTTCCTCGCGGGGTACGCGGTCTTCCACCGCTCCGAGGAGGCGTGCAATGAACTCCTCTGA
- a CDS encoding glycosyltransferase — MSADAAAAVFPVVSVVIPARNEEARIGRTVRAALEQRPEGTELEAIVVDDGSTDGTIREAERAGARVVGAGARAGGGPAAARNRGAEASRGDPILFLDADCVPEPGWLRAMLDGHRSGAEAVGGPLVLPPGESISIRSDYYGCCYHMHPRRRRGPVRQHSPCNLSVRRGVFLNTARFDDRRAVRFAHEELSWQGELAAAGGTILFEPAARARFSGRPGFRSVLARSYRWGRGAAEAKAGLRIVRWSRLYRHPRLVAVAGVPLGALSFLYVMGCWLRAGTWEPLLLWPLLFLQRAAYAAGLARGGLAAANLRADASPRPLARER, encoded by the coding sequence GTGAGCGCTGACGCCGCGGCCGCGGTTTTTCCCGTCGTTTCGGTGGTGATCCCGGCGCGGAACGAAGAGGCGCGGATCGGCCGAACCGTGCGGGCGGCGCTGGAGCAGCGCCCGGAGGGGACGGAGCTGGAGGCGATCGTGGTGGACGACGGCTCGACGGACGGGACCATCCGCGAGGCGGAGCGGGCCGGCGCGCGGGTGGTCGGCGCGGGCGCTCGCGCCGGGGGGGGACCCGCGGCGGCGCGCAACCGGGGCGCCGAGGCGTCCCGCGGCGATCCGATCCTCTTTCTCGACGCGGACTGCGTCCCCGAACCGGGTTGGCTCCGGGCGATGCTCGATGGGCACCGGTCCGGCGCGGAAGCGGTGGGCGGTCCCCTGGTCCTTCCGCCCGGGGAGTCGATCTCGATCCGGTCGGATTACTACGGCTGCTGCTACCACATGCACCCCCGTCGCCGCCGGGGTCCCGTCCGGCAACACTCTCCCTGCAATCTGAGCGTGAGGCGGGGCGTCTTCCTGAATACCGCCCGTTTCGACGATCGGCGGGCGGTTCGCTTCGCCCATGAAGAGCTTTCCTGGCAGGGGGAATTGGCCGCCGCCGGAGGGACGATTCTCTTCGAGCCCGCGGCGCGCGCGCGCTTCTCCGGGCGGCCCGGTTTCCGGAGCGTTCTCGCGCGGAGCTACCGCTGGGGTCGCGGCGCGGCCGAAGCGAAGGCGGGGCTTCGAATCGTCCGCTGGAGCCGCCTCTACCGTCACCCGCGACTCGTCGCCGTCGCGGGTGTTCCCCTCGGCGCGCTTTCGTTCCTCTACGTGATGGGATGCTGGCTCCGCGCGGGGACGTGGGAGCCGCTCCTCCTCTGGCCCCTGCTCTTCCTTCAGCGGGCCGCCTACGCCGCCGGTTTGGCGCGGGGCGGGCTCGCGGCGGCGAACCTGCGGGCGGACGCCTCGCCCCGCCCACTCGCGAGGGAACGATGA